A DNA window from Candidatus Poribacteria bacterium contains the following coding sequences:
- a CDS encoding LysM peptidoglycan-binding domain-containing protein, whose product MIIKRYYHISLWLCILALLAPYADAAVEEQLSVGLSEAAVKIVDKIDIGRMRKDIARLSNLPTRVTGYDEAASGSKYIFDQFVEIGLQNVESREFPVSVPIDHGDGKVEILSEDQTLIKTYRIWSIWPNLVRTSFLPNGVSHVVVQGETFDGIAKSYQVDPLAILADPHNQYLRDQATDGSDNDDDGEIDEPGELVLVEGNSLFIPTGGLTAPLFYGGSGELASFNGKDIGGFWHKVQQGDTLEDLAHRFRIGVGSITDDVLNGHLQKTQDGIDNNEDGQIDEYGEIPPLTEILQWDTDGIDNDGDDFVDERPGDATDGIDNNNNGQIDEDGEFVAAYESSIFIPQGSVTLVDFNSSTKWINAAMLGAKAVLFIEPETTIRGEAENKFLTVPANIPRFWIAKEDANELLAMLGEGDEQMDLPAQKLYARLTSTITWEQRIGQNIRGFLEGGDPTLKDELVVITGYYDSMSVVPAMAPGADPTGGIAALLELARIFSQEEFRPGRSLLFVATDAHFQGLGGMRAFMEGIGQDIVGREADSPGTPTMRGLRRGLSTDLFEFEELGRKLLLSIDRNVLVDLPPNFFHDVHTLKADVVSLATTLSDLETTKGKIDSLRNAQREAKEKEKKKLETTKKREKQGFTEEEKSRLEVNLAKFKKDALQTTQFLRSMLNRTLKLRTQALDECRETQRELIEQIALPMARLDVWAISKLEADLAANKVGGKYVQTPDSSYLIPKEREDASYYLPVPSDLPSHLEADVQQLSAALQDWEFEDPRKFTLQYAQDKLLDRHLDFKGLERIKSARRVVSRAEKSLEAYIEEERQLLERTLANIPTTSDAEDSIKSAITQLSARPDHNPDGFADELKLFLNAATLKQFEIVQTQLHQKLEMMDPTTGTVTSRELDQILVDDLTRDKQSILETAMRNARLERFRIESLLERHASLNRPYLAEEALVLRHYLPEDAADRAMTVREQIFGELEEQHLLETVKRRAKNDIVELQNLLNILDRLDRDPDEETKILLRDNLLTMRNARFRNLQKRVEKIARISESEYTRKIRSIEQAIALQDIFNRYYTSLFISIDLSSQNDQFGVFNKGWFYDQQPEFVLRREFASIGNKLAEYAEQADFGERIQKLWTFTDDQIRQAVMNTQWTVAAGIDPKKAIEGKSLESLVTEHYATLVGLSGVSRLMKMQFEQMKNQGEPSEDMLKDMDYIRKEVERFIRNDIREARKQRKNKVRLLNRLDAMLALRYEDPSEFTQEEVDDIKALIDIAGFGGETNFVNAISASGGKIWKTYIPGKIAFDSEVATLTGFTGIAFATIDDARVLTDTPLDTIDRMDLSQNGALHKQAKTLAAVLIQAMRDPKMPTAARVGNFYCNLFGDVVEYDARESALPNKPVEYPVLALRSQHKTMMGVRGDLIAMGDNKGNFEVAGLAMEGRATIRLKGTQEVEAYILHPDSGDIVYAPDLGNFGAKLLPNLIPINTHRRGCRIVVFPCVSTTIFDLVDQRYLRTLRELEVFDAASDSPPEKYGVSKPWQQEGVSATEPIALVYSEPNSRIKIGMAYGQIGKRLLLIKASKSGTKNPTLYTGEGFVVRENGSIRVTPYVVVRDMWWLDENRASLYKRFGISSDRLDQLHQFANEHLNQAEAALTQKDYQQALKLARAAWGYESRAYPDVKKTGNDVVNGVMFYLALLIPFAYFMERLIFAFPTVQKQIAGTAAIFLVVFFFLAQVHPAFQITTTPVIILIAFVVLALTAIVISIIVRKFEEQVEKIKQEGSNVYKADVGRLSASAAAFSLGISNMRKRKGRTILTCSTLVILTFTVISFTSVRTFMHPNSTNLPSVTPRYTGMLIRDQYWNPLEEPVVNSLTNDLRKTQISESDLRLLLKKRLGQKGKSGEQIDVEIEATIAQLRQQGTLMEQGEESILRVHNIVAPRAWYQSAGTGDQSFVQLERTANPQDPVPPVNTTTGQPKTYSATMLVGMSQDEPGVTGIDRYLQYGRWYHPDDEAEWPTQWPYACVLPKGMADLLGITEADMGKATVSVYGADFTVTGVLGIGFKDLQDNDGEELTPVDYQLMQQQEARGGGAQGQNQAMEGELEKYIHLPPDAVAILPYDVVMNQGGTLRSVAVNMETQPGDPEIFSAADKLDLIMAPLMNRIALDFFVGKDRDTYLYSSIGMTSFSGMGNLFIPILIASLIVLNTMLGAVYERVREISIYSSVGLAPVHIAFLFLAEACVYAIVGAVLGYLLGQAVATILVNFGLLAGLTLNYSSMSTVVATIIVMIVVIGSTLYPAIKASRMAVPDIERKWQLPEPEGDEWHFDLPFTVLAEESLGLNIFMRDYFEAHADESASDFYTDQVAFGRTPVAVEGQDEEGEAYNISMMVWLAPYDLGVSQSIRLVTSPVGGEEEELYKIHLDVHRESGEIASWKRVNRRFLNLVRKQLLIWRTFSADIRGEFHERGRQENEMEDAPDASGLVAQPAPAD is encoded by the coding sequence ATGATCATCAAGAGATATTATCACATCAGTTTATGGCTTTGCATCCTTGCGCTGCTCGCTCCGTACGCGGATGCTGCGGTGGAGGAGCAGCTATCTGTCGGACTCTCGGAAGCTGCGGTCAAGATCGTTGACAAAATCGATATCGGTCGAATGCGAAAAGACATCGCTCGACTCTCCAATCTGCCCACCCGTGTCACTGGCTACGACGAAGCCGCATCAGGCAGCAAATACATCTTTGATCAATTTGTCGAAATCGGCTTACAAAACGTCGAGAGCCGCGAGTTTCCTGTCTCTGTTCCGATAGATCACGGTGATGGAAAGGTAGAAATTCTCTCCGAAGACCAAACGCTTATTAAGACTTACCGAATCTGGTCCATCTGGCCCAACCTTGTTCGTACCTCTTTCCTCCCCAACGGTGTCTCTCACGTAGTTGTTCAAGGCGAGACCTTTGACGGAATTGCTAAATCCTATCAAGTTGATCCGCTAGCGATCTTGGCTGACCCCCATAACCAATACCTCCGAGACCAAGCAACCGATGGCAGCGACAACGATGATGATGGTGAAATCGACGAACCGGGCGAATTAGTGCTGGTAGAAGGCAACTCGCTCTTTATTCCTACCGGCGGGCTGACCGCACCCCTCTTTTACGGCGGATCTGGTGAACTCGCCTCCTTCAACGGCAAAGATATTGGCGGTTTCTGGCACAAAGTTCAACAAGGCGACACGCTGGAAGACCTCGCCCACCGTTTCCGTATCGGCGTCGGCAGCATCACTGACGATGTTCTTAACGGTCACCTCCAAAAGACGCAAGATGGCATTGACAACAACGAAGACGGACAGATTGACGAATATGGCGAGATTCCCCCGCTGACTGAGATCCTGCAATGGGATACCGACGGCATCGACAACGACGGTGACGACTTCGTTGACGAACGCCCCGGCGACGCAACTGATGGTATCGATAACAACAACAATGGGCAAATTGACGAAGATGGCGAGTTTGTCGCTGCCTATGAATCCAGCATTTTTATTCCCCAAGGCAGCGTTACACTCGTTGACTTCAATTCCAGCACTAAATGGATCAACGCCGCCATGCTTGGCGCAAAAGCTGTCCTCTTCATCGAGCCAGAGACCACGATCCGTGGGGAAGCTGAAAACAAATTCCTGACGGTCCCCGCCAACATCCCCCGTTTCTGGATTGCTAAGGAGGATGCCAATGAACTCCTAGCTATGCTTGGCGAAGGGGACGAGCAAATGGACTTACCTGCCCAAAAACTTTATGCACGTCTCACCAGTACCATTACGTGGGAACAGCGTATTGGGCAGAACATTCGCGGCTTCCTCGAAGGTGGCGACCCAACCCTGAAGGACGAATTGGTCGTTATCACCGGCTATTACGACTCCATGTCGGTCGTCCCCGCCATGGCACCCGGCGCAGATCCCACCGGCGGCATTGCCGCGCTATTGGAACTTGCTCGTATCTTTAGCCAAGAAGAATTCCGGCCGGGGCGTTCCCTTCTGTTTGTCGCTACAGATGCCCACTTCCAAGGGCTAGGTGGTATGCGAGCATTCATGGAAGGGATTGGGCAAGACATCGTCGGGCGAGAAGCGGATTCCCCAGGCACACCGACAATGCGCGGGCTGCGGCGCGGTTTGAGCACCGACCTCTTTGAGTTTGAAGAACTCGGACGCAAGCTGCTCTTGTCGATCGACCGGAATGTGCTGGTAGATCTGCCCCCGAACTTCTTCCACGATGTCCACACCCTCAAAGCAGATGTCGTCTCCCTAGCAACAACCCTCTCCGATCTGGAAACAACAAAGGGAAAAATTGACTCGTTGCGTAACGCCCAGCGTGAAGCGAAAGAGAAAGAGAAAAAGAAACTCGAAACAACTAAAAAACGGGAGAAGCAGGGATTTACCGAAGAGGAGAAGTCACGGCTGGAGGTCAACCTTGCAAAGTTCAAGAAAGATGCGCTGCAGACCACTCAATTCCTTCGTTCGATGCTTAACCGTACCCTAAAACTGCGTACCCAAGCATTGGATGAATGCCGTGAAACCCAGCGCGAACTGATTGAACAGATTGCCTTACCGATGGCTCGGTTGGATGTGTGGGCAATCAGCAAACTGGAAGCGGATTTGGCAGCAAATAAGGTTGGCGGGAAATATGTTCAAACGCCAGACAGCAGCTATCTCATCCCGAAGGAACGGGAGGACGCAAGTTATTATTTGCCCGTGCCAAGCGATCTACCCTCGCATTTGGAGGCAGATGTGCAGCAACTCTCGGCAGCTTTGCAGGACTGGGAATTTGAAGACCCGCGGAAATTCACGCTTCAGTATGCCCAAGACAAGTTGCTAGACCGTCATCTCGACTTTAAGGGTTTGGAACGAATCAAATCAGCCCGTCGGGTTGTCAGCCGCGCTGAAAAATCTCTGGAAGCATACATCGAAGAAGAACGGCAACTCCTTGAACGAACGCTCGCAAACATTCCCACAACCAGTGATGCGGAGGATAGCATCAAAAGCGCTATCACCCAGCTAAGTGCTAGGCCGGATCACAATCCCGACGGCTTTGCTGATGAGCTAAAACTCTTCCTTAACGCAGCGACCCTCAAACAGTTTGAGATTGTCCAGACCCAACTCCACCAGAAGTTGGAGATGATGGACCCGACAACGGGAACGGTAACTTCACGAGAACTCGACCAAATTTTGGTTGATGACCTAACCAGAGACAAACAGAGTATCCTCGAAACCGCGATGCGTAATGCCCGTCTTGAGCGCTTTCGGATTGAATCCCTCCTCGAACGCCACGCCTCGCTGAACCGTCCCTACCTCGCCGAAGAGGCACTCGTCCTCCGCCACTATCTCCCTGAAGACGCAGCAGACCGAGCGATGACCGTCCGAGAGCAGATTTTCGGTGAGCTGGAAGAACAACACCTACTAGAGACGGTGAAGCGGCGCGCCAAGAACGATATTGTCGAACTCCAGAACCTGCTGAACATCCTTGATCGCCTCGATCGGGACCCAGACGAGGAGACCAAGATCCTCCTCCGCGACAACCTGCTCACGATGCGTAACGCTCGATTCCGCAATCTACAGAAACGGGTGGAGAAGATTGCACGCATCAGCGAATCGGAATACACGCGGAAGATACGTTCTATCGAGCAAGCGATCGCACTGCAAGACATCTTCAATCGTTACTACACCTCGCTGTTTATCTCCATTGACCTCTCCAGCCAGAACGACCAATTCGGCGTATTCAACAAAGGATGGTTCTACGACCAACAACCCGAATTTGTCCTCCGCCGTGAGTTCGCTTCCATCGGAAATAAGCTGGCCGAATACGCGGAGCAAGCCGATTTCGGTGAGCGTATCCAGAAACTATGGACCTTCACTGACGACCAGATCCGCCAAGCCGTCATGAATACCCAGTGGACCGTTGCAGCTGGCATCGATCCGAAAAAAGCCATTGAAGGCAAGAGCCTTGAAAGTTTAGTCACCGAACATTACGCAACATTGGTCGGTCTCTCCGGCGTTTCTCGACTGATGAAGATGCAGTTTGAACAGATGAAAAATCAGGGCGAACCTTCCGAGGACATGCTCAAGGATATGGACTATATCCGTAAGGAGGTCGAACGATTCATCCGAAACGATATCCGTGAGGCGCGGAAGCAACGGAAGAATAAGGTGCGTCTGCTCAATCGACTGGATGCGATGCTTGCGCTGCGCTACGAAGACCCCTCCGAATTCACCCAAGAAGAGGTCGATGACATTAAGGCACTCATTGATATCGCCGGGTTCGGCGGCGAGACCAATTTCGTCAACGCGATCTCCGCCAGCGGCGGTAAGATCTGGAAGACCTATATCCCCGGAAAGATAGCCTTTGATAGCGAAGTGGCAACCCTGACCGGCTTTACCGGAATCGCTTTTGCCACCATCGACGATGCGCGTGTTCTGACCGATACCCCGCTCGATACAATCGACCGAATGGATCTGAGTCAAAATGGTGCCTTGCATAAACAGGCGAAAACCCTTGCCGCTGTTCTTATCCAAGCGATGCGCGATCCGAAGATGCCCACCGCCGCACGGGTCGGGAACTTCTACTGTAACCTGTTTGGTGATGTGGTCGAGTATGATGCCCGCGAAAGTGCACTGCCAAATAAGCCGGTGGAATATCCTGTCCTCGCTTTGCGGAGTCAGCACAAGACGATGATGGGCGTGCGAGGCGATCTCATCGCAATGGGAGACAACAAAGGAAACTTTGAGGTCGCAGGTCTCGCGATGGAGGGACGTGCCACCATCCGCCTCAAAGGAACACAAGAGGTAGAAGCCTACATCCTCCACCCGGATTCTGGAGATATTGTCTACGCACCAGATCTCGGCAACTTTGGTGCGAAGCTCTTGCCGAACCTGATACCGATTAACACCCACCGTCGTGGGTGCCGGATTGTGGTTTTCCCCTGTGTGTCCACCACTATCTTCGATCTTGTGGATCAGCGATACTTACGAACCCTTCGTGAACTGGAAGTTTTTGATGCCGCAAGCGATAGCCCACCGGAAAAGTATGGCGTGTCGAAGCCGTGGCAGCAGGAAGGTGTCTCGGCAACTGAGCCAATCGCGCTCGTCTATTCGGAACCCAACAGCCGTATCAAGATTGGTATGGCGTATGGACAAATCGGCAAACGCCTGCTGTTGATTAAGGCAAGCAAGAGTGGAACGAAGAACCCGACGCTCTACACCGGGGAAGGATTCGTTGTCCGCGAGAACGGTAGCATTCGCGTAACCCCATACGTTGTTGTCCGCGATATGTGGTGGCTCGATGAGAACCGGGCAAGTCTGTACAAACGGTTCGGCATCAGCAGCGATCGGCTCGATCAGCTCCACCAATTCGCCAACGAACATCTAAATCAGGCGGAGGCTGCACTCACCCAAAAAGACTATCAGCAGGCACTCAAACTCGCGCGTGCCGCTTGGGGATACGAATCCCGCGCCTATCCCGACGTGAAGAAAACGGGTAATGACGTGGTCAACGGCGTGATGTTCTATCTCGCGCTGCTGATCCCGTTCGCCTACTTCATGGAACGGTTGATATTCGCCTTCCCAACCGTACAGAAACAGATTGCCGGGACAGCTGCGATCTTCCTCGTTGTATTTTTCTTCTTGGCGCAGGTGCACCCCGCATTTCAGATTACCACGACGCCGGTTATCATCCTGATTGCGTTCGTCGTCCTCGCATTAACGGCAATCGTGATCAGTATTATTGTCCGGAAGTTTGAAGAACAGGTGGAAAAAATTAAGCAGGAGGGATCAAACGTCTATAAGGCAGACGTGGGACGTTTGTCTGCTTCTGCTGCCGCTTTCAGCTTGGGTATTTCCAACATGCGTAAGCGGAAAGGGCGCACCATCCTCACCTGCAGCACACTAGTCATTCTCACCTTTACGGTCATCTCCTTCACATCGGTGCGTACCTTTATGCACCCTAACAGCACCAACCTACCTTCAGTGACGCCGCGGTACACCGGGATGCTTATCCGAGATCAGTATTGGAATCCGCTCGAAGAACCCGTTGTCAATTCACTCACAAATGATTTGCGGAAAACGCAAATCTCTGAGAGCGATTTACGGCTACTGCTGAAGAAACGATTAGGGCAAAAAGGTAAATCTGGAGAGCAGATTGACGTAGAAATTGAAGCAACCATAGCCCAATTACGTCAGCAGGGAACATTGATGGAACAAGGTGAAGAATCCATATTGCGAGTGCACAACATCGTCGCCCCACGTGCGTGGTATCAGTCTGCGGGAACCGGAGATCAGTCGTTTGTGCAGCTAGAGCGCACCGCCAACCCGCAAGATCCCGTACCGCCTGTCAATACCACCACCGGTCAGCCAAAGACCTACTCCGCCACCATGTTGGTAGGGATGAGTCAAGACGAACCCGGTGTCACAGGCATTGATCGCTACCTCCAGTACGGTCGATGGTATCACCCCGACGATGAAGCGGAGTGGCCCACACAATGGCCCTACGCTTGTGTCCTGCCTAAAGGCATGGCGGATCTGCTCGGCATCACCGAAGCAGATATGGGCAAAGCGACCGTCTCCGTATACGGTGCAGATTTCACCGTTACGGGTGTCCTCGGTATCGGCTTCAAAGACCTACAGGATAACGATGGTGAGGAACTGACACCCGTTGACTACCAACTGATGCAGCAACAGGAGGCACGAGGCGGCGGCGCACAGGGCCAGAACCAAGCCATGGAAGGTGAGCTGGAGAAATATATCCATCTACCTCCCGACGCTGTGGCTATCCTGCCGTATGATGTGGTGATGAATCAGGGTGGAACGCTACGCTCGGTCGCTGTCAACATGGAAACACAGCCCGGCGATCCAGAAATTTTCAGTGCCGCCGATAAGCTCGACCTGATCATGGCACCTCTGATGAATCGAATCGCCCTTGACTTCTTCGTTGGAAAAGATCGGGACACCTATCTCTACAGCTCAATTGGAATGACCTCTTTCTCTGGTATGGGTAATCTGTTCATACCGATCCTCATTGCGTCATTAATTGTTCTGAACACGATGCTCGGTGCGGTCTACGAACGGGTACGTGAAATCAGCATCTACAGTTCTGTCGGGCTTGCCCCTGTGCATATCGCCTTCCTATTCCTCGCAGAAGCGTGTGTGTATGCGATTGTCGGTGCGGTGCTCGGTTACCTGCTTGGTCAGGCTGTTGCAACGATCCTCGTCAATTTCGGCTTACTCGCTGGATTGACGCTCAACTACTCGTCAATGTCAACGGTGGTAGCAACCATTATTGTCATGATTGTCGTGATTGGAAGTACACTGTACCCGGCAATTAAAGCCAGTCGCATGGCGGTGCCTGACATTGAACGGAAATGGCAGCTGCCGGAGCCTGAAGGCGACGAGTGGCACTTCGATCTCCCCTTCACAGTGTTGGCAGAAGAATCGCTCGGCTTGAACATCTTTATGCGCGATTACTTTGAGGCGCACGCCGACGAATCTGCGAGCGACTTCTACACGGATCAGGTCGCCTTCGGTCGAACGCCTGTGGCCGTCGAAGGGCAAGACGAAGAGGGAGAAGCCTACAACATCAGTATGATGGTGTGGCTCGCGCCCTACGATCTCGGGGTCAGTCAATCTATTCGGCTTGTCACCTCACCGGTTGGTGGTGAAGAGGAAGAATTGTATAAGATTCACCTCGATGTCCACCGCGAGAGCGGGGAGATCGCGTCATGGAAGCGTGTCAACCGCCGTTTCTTGAACCTCGTCCGCAAACAGTTACTGATCTGGCGGACATTCAGTGCTGATATCCGCGGTGAGTTCCATGAACGTGGACGCCAAGAGAACGAGATGGAAGACGCTCCGGACGCGAGCGGTCTGGTCGCTCAACCGGCACCAGCAGATTAA
- a CDS encoding PqqD family protein, with protein MNQCTNELNKTMINSILYKLRLKKRPESDLDRGAILQSLPLRNQLIEWEVDDKGEVSLVIPQKETLWLKLVAKLFMLPPNRVVVLDDVGGFVWQLCDGHNSIGHIVKQLCDKYRMTRKEAETSLFTFMRQLGKRGMVGFAVPQQSKKGRK; from the coding sequence ATGAACCAATGTACCAATGAACTAAATAAGACGATGATTAATTCAATCCTTTATAAACTCAGGCTGAAAAAGCGTCCAGAATCCGATCTAGATCGAGGGGCCATCTTACAATCACTGCCGCTACGCAACCAGTTAATCGAATGGGAAGTCGATGACAAAGGAGAAGTTTCATTGGTTATCCCCCAAAAGGAGACGCTGTGGTTAAAGTTGGTTGCAAAGCTGTTTATGCTGCCCCCCAACCGTGTGGTTGTCTTGGACGATGTCGGAGGCTTTGTGTGGCAATTGTGTGATGGGCATAACTCCATCGGTCATATTGTCAAACAACTTTGTGACAAATATCGCATGACGAGAAAAGAGGCGGAGACATCGCTGTTCACGTTCATGCGGCAGTTAGGTAAGCGGGGAATGGTAGGATTTGCGGTTCCCCAACAATCGAAGAAAGGAAGAAAGTAA
- a CDS encoding Rpn family recombination-promoting nuclease/putative transposase, translating to MQTEETEERASVDFPIEHFPDRSARWLLQDKQYVRGLVEIVASELVAFLDFDQLIPLNRSFISDTLREQESDLVFSVPFRRGSETDELLIYILIEHQSTVDPLMGFRVLFYMTQLWDAQRREWESDDVPGSERRLHPILPMVLYTGERRWSVSLTLTDIMDIPDILSRFVPKFDTLFLSVKETDETDLTKTGHPLGWLLTVIQKEGASREALSEALVQALSHLNSLDVAESEQRYRAIMYLLLLILHRRPAEEHNELLTLVERYTEEMEVSPMAQSMAEMLLERGKAQGIEQGIEQGVEQGARATTIKNILSILNARFPQNNPQRIQQELELILDTDRLTQLHLRAVQASSFEAFLQALDT from the coding sequence ATGCAAACTGAGGAAACAGAAGAACGCGCTTCTGTCGATTTTCCGATTGAACACTTTCCTGACCGAAGTGCGCGATGGTTACTCCAAGACAAGCAATACGTCCGTGGCTTAGTAGAAATCGTTGCAAGCGAGCTGGTAGCGTTTTTAGATTTTGACCAACTCATACCGCTCAACAGAAGTTTTATTTCCGACACCCTCCGAGAACAGGAATCGGACCTCGTGTTCAGCGTACCATTTCGGCGGGGTTCGGAAACCGATGAACTCCTCATCTATATCCTGATTGAACACCAATCCACGGTAGATCCGCTGATGGGATTTCGAGTGCTGTTTTACATGACCCAACTGTGGGACGCACAACGTAGGGAGTGGGAGTCAGACGATGTTCCGGGAAGTGAGCGGCGTCTGCACCCGATCCTCCCGATGGTGTTATATACGGGGGAGCGGCGTTGGAGCGTTTCCCTGACGCTTACTGACATAATGGACATTCCGGACATACTCTCTCGGTTTGTTCCCAAATTTGATACGTTGTTTTTAAGCGTGAAGGAAACAGATGAGACGGATTTAACAAAGACAGGGCACCCGTTGGGATGGCTGCTAACGGTTATTCAAAAGGAAGGTGCAAGCCGAGAGGCACTCAGTGAAGCGTTGGTTCAAGCACTATCACACTTGAACTCACTGGATGTGGCAGAATCGGAGCAGCGGTATAGAGCAATCATGTATCTGTTGTTATTGATTCTGCATCGGCGTCCTGCCGAAGAACACAATGAGTTACTAACGTTGGTAGAGCGGTATACGGAAGAAATGGAGGTATCCCCGATGGCACAGTCAATGGCAGAAATGCTGCTTGAACGCGGCAAGGCACAAGGCATTGAACAAGGTATTGAACAAGGCGTTGAACAAGGCGCGCGTGCAACTACTATCAAAAATATTCTCTCAATACTCAACGCAAGATTCCCGCAGAATAACCCGCAGCGCATTCAGCAGGAACTTGAATTGATACTCGACACCGATCGTCTGACGCAACTCCATCTCAGGGCAGTCCAAGCCTCCAGTTTTGAAGCGTTCCTACAAGCATTGGACACATAG
- a CDS encoding helix-turn-helix transcriptional regulator, with the protein MSVSVRIKKRRDKLGMTQTQLAKAAQLTPAAISQFESGARKPAFDTLSSLADALKVTTDYLLGKKEHSYDDLLADPKVSVMFRGIMELSEEDKETLIEFYQFLKDKNGKSTK; encoded by the coding sequence ATGTCTGTTTCAGTACGTATTAAGAAACGTCGTGATAAACTCGGAATGACACAAACACAACTCGCAAAAGCGGCCCAACTGACGCCCGCGGCGATTTCACAATTTGAGTCCGGTGCCCGTAAACCTGCATTCGACACACTGTCGAGCCTCGCCGATGCGTTAAAAGTTACCACGGACTACCTTCTCGGCAAAAAGGAGCATAGCTACGACGATCTTTTGGCGGATCCGAAAGTCAGTGTTATGTTTAGAGGCATCATGGAGCTTTCCGAGGAAGATAAAGAAACGTTGATCGAGTTCTACCAATTTCTTAAAGACAAAAATGGTAAAAGCACAAAGTAG
- a CDS encoding ABC transporter ATP-binding protein, with protein sequence MAELQEAVAPETAASTAVPTETPARFARDLPKENTVRVRNLIKKYEMGTTVVEALRGTNFEIRRGEYISIMGPSGSGKSTLFNMIGGLDKPTEGRVYIDEVDIAQLDAYELAWLRCRKIGYIFQSFNLIPVMTALENVSLPMIFAGMTADDSRNKAVELLTTVGLGERVQHKPLELSGGQQQRVAVARSLANDPAIVLADEPTGNLDTRTGLEIIDLLKSLNEENGVTIITATHDTKMLDVSDRIFYMADGKIDKMETREEIDLQVGRLDGEEVG encoded by the coding sequence ATGGCAGAACTTCAAGAAGCAGTAGCACCAGAAACAGCAGCGAGCACTGCCGTTCCAACAGAAACACCCGCACGATTTGCGAGAGATCTACCGAAGGAAAACACGGTAAGGGTCAGAAACCTGATTAAGAAATACGAGATGGGCACTACCGTCGTTGAGGCGTTGCGTGGCACTAACTTTGAAATCCGCCGCGGCGAGTACATCTCGATTATGGGACCATCAGGTTCCGGTAAGTCAACGCTTTTCAACATGATTGGGGGCTTAGACAAGCCGACAGAAGGCAGAGTCTACATCGACGAGGTGGACATCGCGCAACTGGACGCCTACGAACTGGCGTGGCTGCGTTGCCGCAAAATCGGCTACATCTTCCAATCATTCAACCTTATCCCCGTGATGACCGCCCTCGAAAATGTCTCCCTCCCCATGATCTTCGCTGGGATGACCGCTGACGATAGCCGCAACAAAGCGGTTGAACTGCTAACCACTGTAGGGTTAGGAGAACGGGTTCAGCATAAGCCGCTTGAACTCTCCGGTGGTCAGCAACAGCGTGTCGCCGTTGCGCGTTCCCTCGCAAACGATCCCGCGATCGTGCTTGCAGATGAGCCGACGGGAAACCTAGACACACGGACCGGGCTTGAGATTATCGACCTCCTGAAAAGTCTAAATGAGGAGAATGGAGTCACAATTATCACAGCCACTCACGATACAAAGATGCTCGATGTGTCAGATCGAATTTTCTACATGGCGGACGGCAAAATCGATAAGATGGAGACCCGCGAAGAGATCGATCTGCAGGTCGGTAGGCTTGACGGTGAGGAAGTTGGATAG